The following proteins are encoded in a genomic region of Anguilla anguilla isolate fAngAng1 chromosome 15, fAngAng1.pri, whole genome shotgun sequence:
- the LOC118213970 gene encoding gamma-glutamylaminecyclotransferase-like isoform X1: MVGMRVIKSAAALLSVLVPTASMTDLFVYGTLKRGQPNYFRMTDAGNGRAEYLGTARTVERLPLVIAGKYNIPFLLNVPGTGQRVRGEVYRVDAPMLAFLDKFESCPAMYQRTPVRLEVEEWAGEGGPSPGSLVEAFVYSTTTYQPEWLALPTHESYDHAGDHGLSYVSREYRD, encoded by the exons ATGGTGGGAATGAGAGTGATAAAGAGTGCTGCCGCCCTACTG AGCGTCTTGGTTCCCACGGCCTCCATGACGGACCTGTTTGTGTACGGGACCCTGAAGAGGGGCCAGCCCAATTACTTCCGGATGACGGACGCGGGTAACGGGCGGGCGGAGTACCTCGGAACGGCGCGCACCGTGGAGCGCCTCCCGCTGGTCATCGCGGGGAAGTACAACATCCCCTTCCTCCTCAACGTGCCCGGGACAGGCCAGCGCGTCCGGGGGGAGGTGTACCGCGTGGACGCCCCCATGCTGGCCTTCCTGGACAAGTTCGAGAGCTGTCCCGCCATGTACCAGCGCACCCCCGTCCggctggaggtggaggagtgggCGGGGGAGGGCGGCCCGTCGCCGGGCAGCTTGGTGGAGGCCTTCGTCTACAGCACCACCACCTACCAGCCCGAGTGGCTCGCGCTGCCCACCCACGAGAGCTACGACCACGCCGGAGACCACGGACTGAGCTACGTCAGCCGCGAATATCGAGACTGA
- the LOC118213970 gene encoding gamma-glutamylaminecyclotransferase-like isoform X2, with the protein MTDLFVYGTLKRGQPNYFRMTDAGNGRAEYLGTARTVERLPLVIAGKYNIPFLLNVPGTGQRVRGEVYRVDAPMLAFLDKFESCPAMYQRTPVRLEVEEWAGEGGPSPGSLVEAFVYSTTTYQPEWLALPTHESYDHAGDHGLSYVSREYRD; encoded by the coding sequence ATGACGGACCTGTTTGTGTACGGGACCCTGAAGAGGGGCCAGCCCAATTACTTCCGGATGACGGACGCGGGTAACGGGCGGGCGGAGTACCTCGGAACGGCGCGCACCGTGGAGCGCCTCCCGCTGGTCATCGCGGGGAAGTACAACATCCCCTTCCTCCTCAACGTGCCCGGGACAGGCCAGCGCGTCCGGGGGGAGGTGTACCGCGTGGACGCCCCCATGCTGGCCTTCCTGGACAAGTTCGAGAGCTGTCCCGCCATGTACCAGCGCACCCCCGTCCggctggaggtggaggagtgggCGGGGGAGGGCGGCCCGTCGCCGGGCAGCTTGGTGGAGGCCTTCGTCTACAGCACCACCACCTACCAGCCCGAGTGGCTCGCGCTGCCCACCCACGAGAGCTACGACCACGCCGGAGACCACGGACTGAGCTACGTCAGCCGCGAATATCGAGACTGA